Genomic segment of Dromiciops gliroides isolate mDroGli1 chromosome 3, mDroGli1.pri, whole genome shotgun sequence:
AacttcactaatgaatattgatgaaaatatttcaaagtacCACCATAGCAAAGTGATtagatctctcctttctccttcttcctcctccccaagataagTATTCAGGACAACCAATTTAGATTCTTATCAGTGATGCAAGAAATACTTTAAGAATAATGAAAACAACGAGCATAatcaaacaatataaacaataaaaaaccaaaaggatGTCCTCTTCTGGCCAAAGAACCAGATATTCCTGTATTTTTGCTGTGGTTTGAGAAAGCCTAAATCCCAGTTTCCAACACCACCTTCCTAATCAGCTAGTAGTTAACTTTTTTATATCCTATTTTCTCTTGTAAGGTTCTTGCCTTAATATATCTTTTAGTTTCCTATCTGGGGCTTCTTAGCCCCTAGACATTCTTTAAGAAGGAGAAAGTAGcaccttttaacattttttatcagtcATTTCAAACCCATCTCCACCCCATGGATTCAACCTCCCTTgtcaagaaggaaggacacaagcatttttttaagctcctattatgtgccaggaagcAAAATAATCCAGCCAAAATAACCACTGCAGAGACTGCATCTGACAGCATACGCAACATTTTGTCTAGCAGTTCTCCAGCTCTGCCACTAGGGATGAGATGCTTTTGGTTATGTATCCATTTATCATTAGTTCATCGACCTATTAATGTATGTCTTCTTACtaaagcaagtcatttatctATTTGCAAAAACTTTTCTAGCCctttttagttgttgtttgtaCACGAAAGTAATAAAACATTactccttttaaaataaaattacacacacaccacacacacaaactgtTTCTGGAAATAAGACATATAATTCTGGTCTTTGCACATCAACATCTCTCCACGTGAACAAATGTTTTCTGAAATCCAAATCTGCCTGGCCTTCAATATGTTCTAACATCCAATGGATTAGCATTTACTGAGCACTGACCAtcggccaggtactgtgctagactCTGAGGAGGCAAGGGCAAAAATGAAaccatgcctgccctcaaggagttcacattctacaGTCATCCAGCTCCTGCCACTAAAGTGTGCACCATGAAGAGTTGGTTGGGAAGCATTCTAACCCTAAAGGGGCCCTGAATCTAGCCagaatttaaatgtaaaaaccTGAAGGAGTGAAACTACATGTTTGTGCTATCACTATAATAACAGATAACCCTAATAATGACCCAATGTGCACTAAAAGTTCAAATGTCTTCTGGCATGTACTAAGTCATTTAAATCTCCCTGGACATCTGTATTCTCATAAATTAGAGGGTTGTATAGAAATCTATAAACTACTCAAATCAAACCCCAACCATAATTCTCTCCAATGACAGAGATCCCAATTCATCTATGCCTGCCCCTTCCTATGTTTTGCCAAAACAAATATCATCACTAAGTGGCCAGCCTACAGGTGATGTGCTCCCGCATAATAAGCTAGTCTTTGGGAAATCAGCTTGGTCTATTACAGGGgccatatgaagaaaaaataattaaattctagTCAGTACAATATTAGTGTTAAGTGCATTACAACTCTTTGAAAATGGTTAATCCATACATCACATCTGTGGTGACACTCTAACCTTCATGATcaagtatttttttctggaaaaccCCATTTTTACCAGTAGGCTTAAATAAATGAGTCTACCATAAATAAAACTGAGTCCTATTAAGTCCCTACTAGTAAAATTTTCCAAGGACATTCACATCGTTAGGCCTTTTTTGTATTATTTGCAAAATCTACCACTTTCCTTTAacattctttatttgtttttttgttgaggcaattggggttgacttgcccagggtcacacagctagtaagtgttaagtgtctgaggccggatttgaactcaggtcctcctgactccagggccggtgctctatccactgcaccacctagctgcccccacattcctTTTacggagattttttttttgaagtactCATCTCTTTTCTTTAAGAGTAACACAACAGAGCTCTCTTATACTGCTGACCGGGAAAGCAAAATACTGCGACACAGTTGAATGCAAGTGAAGTGGACCCCAGGACAGGCACTGCCTTTAAAAGGACTCTCCATTGGCATGTTCACAGTCCAGCCTCTTGGGCTTCTGCAAAGTCCTTGATCTGGCCAGAGCATATAATCAACAGCTGCTTTCCTTTTGCATGAGCTGCCAATACTGGATAAGTTCCTTGGGAGAATAGCCATGGGCTGCAATCAAGCGCTTGAATTTGCAGGTATTAAACCTAATCCGGTACAAAAAAAAGAGGTCATCAGACTTGGGAAGATGGATGTCCACTTTTAAGATGCTCAAGGTGATCCCAACATAAACATCTTCGAATCTGATGGGCTTGACGTGTGCCATCATTTCATAAACTCGGACAACCAAGTCTCCAGAGAGCACGTAACCCAAGCCACTGCAGTATGGAGGAAACATCCTAAAAGGATACTCTTCATAGGAAATATATGTTTTTTGGAAAAATTCTCTGTTGGAAAAATTCTCCATGAAAGGGTAGCCCATGAAAAAGTTTTCAGACTGGTTGGATGTCAAAAGATATTTCACTAAGTTTCCAGTGTTGATAAAAACATCCGAATCTGCCTTCATTACATATTTGGCTGTCGGGCAAAACTCCGTAGcccacctgaaagccatgattgtCTTCAAGGTCAGGTTATAGTACGTGTCTATAAAGTCTTGGCGGATTATGTCACCATAAAGAATGCTTTCATCTTGTACGGATAAGGTCAACATGTTATCTTCTGGCTCCACTTGGTGGCCTAACAAAAAATATGTTCGGACTTCTTGTCCCCACCAAGACTTGTTTGCGCCCCAAGTAACCCGAATGGCCTGTCTGGCTTTCACATCTGCAGGGCTTGAGGTCACCAAGATGACAAGGAAAGGGTCCTTCTCTGAGCACGTCACCCGCTCCCGGAGTGTAAATGCAAATTCTGAATGGTTAGTGGAGTCATACTCATAGAAATACATCCAGTTGAAGTTCTCAATCACAGTataggaggggaggctgaggtacCAGAGCATGGTGACCATCAGGAAGCAGAGCAGCCAAAGACCCCATCTCAGGCATCTCACAGACATTCTGTGCCTTTAGATGGTCAGAGGGGAGGCTGGAGTTACAGGCTTTGGGGTCTTGTAAAGGAGGACATCCCCCaaatctgaaaaaacaaaacaaaaccaaggagGCCTGATGAGTGCTTTCCCATCCAAGAGGTACCTTTTCaactggtctctctctctctctctctctctctctctctctctctctctctctcacacacacacacacacacacacactttctctctctctctctctctggctgccTACAAACTAATACCAACACATGGAAATGCACTCAGCCTATCCATtttctcattcctctccaggctggaTTAGAACTTCCATCCATGCCCCAAGACAGATTCCCATCCCATATCCCCAGCTTCCTCATCCCATGATACTCAGATAGCAGCCCTTTTAAACAGTCTtccgttagactgtgagcttctgcAAGGCAGGATCtggcttttgtttctttttctatccaCAGTACTTAGCatcatgtctggcacatagtaggcatttaataaatgtttatttcttcatGGATGGAAATAGGCTGTGTCCTTTGGTTAGGGTTTTCATCTTGTATTCTCCCTTCtgtcctcactttcctcacttgtaaaatgaaagtgaaataaaTCTTAAGTGTCAAACTCACAATGTTCCTGAGtaaggcctgaaccagattaaaatataattggaaaccataaataaacaaaaatagaagataaataatgttaatatgtggctttctaagtcaatatgcacccCATAGGGATTCTTCTGTACAGTTTAATGGCCCCCAGGTACTATTGGTGGGCTATGTGACATTCAAAgacccttctaattctaaaaggAGGCAAAGAAGTGAATACATGAAGTACAATGAATACACCAAAAGCTGCACTGCACCTCAATTTGCTAGCTGCTGAGGTGCCTTCCAACaataaattctgtgattcaacaGGCACTTATAAAATActctaatgattggaatgacgccaactGCTGGAAAAGctggaaagctctgccatgaggagaaggtgcctgagggcaagccatgtggcttttctttggcgtcaggaagtgacatttgcttgtgggaggaagagagggcgaggctggctctctcgctttctttcgtgaggactctggtggagagtgaagctaaaaatgttctctccctttgatagatagatgaatctaggcctttctctctttcttcaccaaattcttattctccttaataaatgcttaaaagtctaactcttgctaaagcttataatttattggcaaccactcattagatattttagtcagtatagctagaattttagccccttacaatactcACTATGTGCTTGCTAGGCACTGGgataaatgctagggatacaaagacaaaaccccaaaaaggaacagaaaattgTACCTGCAAGGgcagaaaattgaaaataataataataagagttcatatatatatatatatatatgtgcctactaagtgccaggcactgtgccaagcatctGACAATATCCAGATTGTTTCCAAGTTGTGAGGTCTCATCTTTGTGCATTCTGACAGTTGAGTCAGGTTTCAAATATCATGGCAGGTATGCCTATGTTAACCAGTGATGTGGGATGATAAGGGTGATTCCTTTGGATTATatgggttttgtctttgtaattccCAATATTGAGACAGCTCCTGggtaaggagagggaaggaaaggttggaaggagggggcAAGGAAGGAAGTCTTActttggaggcaggaagggatTCCATTAATGAATGCTCATATGGCTGAAGAGAGATGGGCACTGAAGGGAGACAAGAACCTTATACTGGATAAAGACAAGGGCCTTACACTGGATGACAAATCCTTTTTGGAAaggcacacaaaaaaaaaagaaatgaaaaaaacaaacacctaagGAACGGAACTAgctgaaggggagaagaggaaggatgattatcaaaggaaaagaggggatcaggggaaaggggaaagagtcaGTAGGCATAGGgctaccttaaaaaaaagattaaaacaaaaggaaaggaatttaaTACTATCTTTTCAGCGGAAGAGGAACCTTGAAACTGAAAATTTCTGCTTTTCAACCGTATATCTAGGATAAGAGTGGAAGCAAtcaaaggggtgggggaaaactTTGCATCAAATTTCTCTAGTAAAGGTTTGGTGTCTACgataaataaacaattaaatttggaattatgcaaataaagtaactaaaatgtccataccagggggcagctaggtggctcagtggataaagcaccagccctggattcaggagtacctgagttcaaatccggcctcagacacttgacacttactagctgtgtgaccctgggcaagtcacttaacccccattaccccgcaaaaaaaaccaaaaaacaaaaacaataaaatgtccGTACCCTTGAAAGCAGAGATTCTATTCCTGGGATTTTATCCCAAAAAagccattgattaaaaaaaagtcctgataaaattaaaggaaaaagagagggggcTAATgatagaaaaaagtaaataaattttaaaaatcaatggagcatttttaaaaatgcacagaagagttcagaagaaaattaaataagtGGAATAGCTTTAGGAATTAATGAGAAAAGTCAAGTTTCACTCATTCATAAGTTCAtgctttaaatgaaaatatttgctaAGAAACGGTGGCTCaaagttttttgtgttgttttttttttaaagaaaactatttttgttgttaaatcATTTGCAGTCATGTTCAAccctttgtggccccatttggggttttcttggcaaatactggagtggtttgccatttccttctccagctcatttgatagatgaggaaactgaggcaaacagggtcacacagctagtaagtgtttgaggccagatttgaactcaggaagaggaatgttcctgacttcaggcctggtgctccacccactgtgccacctagctgcctccaaaagaactcaggtccttctgaagtcagggttggtgctttatccactgcaccacttagttaccacctagctgccccccctattaTGGCATTTTCTAAGGAAAACCATGGAcatggataaaaataaaagagagtatGTTCATATACAATTACATAGGAAGAAGATGAATTAAGGACTCAATacagaaaaatgaagtaaatcATTCAGTGAAAAATCAAACACTGGAAAACTCCATTTTGTGCTAAGTAGCATTTTCATTCAAACATTGAAAAGAATTATAGTCCCCATGATGATTCAAGCATAATGTCAGTTACTCCAAATAATAATCATATCAATAAAAAGACAGAGgtgtgatttttaaattattttaaaaaacaatttacttGCTACCTTTTGCTTCTGCATCACCTCCATTTCCCAAAAAATCTGGCCTGAAGAGCAATCACTTCTAAGAGGTGTGGGGAAAGTTTTTGGCATTGTTTGAACCTCGCCCTACATGGCTGAGAAACCAGACCTGTTGCTTAGAGACTAGGTTTATTTAATGTTTAACTGAGAGCCCCAGTCATGCTGTGCAGAAACCCAGTTGGAGCCAAAGACTGATTCAAGGAATGCAAAGTTTTCTCCCAATATACATATCAAAGCAAGAACAAACCATACAGTGCTGGCCAAGCAGTTACTGTTGACTTCTTCCTTTCACTGAATCCTGTACAATGTTTATGTAACTTACAGACACTGGGGATTTCACCTCTTTCGCAGCTTTTCTCCTCTGCTGGACAACTTAATAAGTTTCTTCCTAAATTATTTCAGTTTAGGTATCTTTTGTCCTCAGCTAAAACAGGgaataaaaaaaggggggagggagaccaGTTTGACAGAGTCCACTAAGCAATGGAAAGAGCCTCATATTCAATGTCATATTCCACCCTCGGAATCTCCCAGGTAGGTATTATTTAATAGGTCAATTTTGTACTCTGCCCCACCTGGAGGGAAGGCTGGCTTCAGCTCTGAGTCCCACAGTTTAGAAAGGGCTATGAGAAGTTGAGGAACATTCAGAGGATTATAGAATGGTCAGGGGACTGAAAATCACACCATCAGGTTTGGTTTTCTATGGTATTTTCTAAAGCACGACTTGTTTTtgatatgaaaaggaaaaatgaatcagCAGGCATACTTTTCTTCACCTGGTTCACATATTTCATCTCACATAGTAGTAGCACAGGGaatgagttggggggggggtcttttaGAATCATGCCATAATAATGTTATTTAGGGAAAACTGCTATGTCATTTACATTAGCTCAAGGGTCCTTAACCTTGGGTCTGTGAACTCATTTCCCTGTGATCACTggttcaatataattggtttcctttatcatcctatgtatttcatttgaaagaaatacaatgtaactggaaaataataaaatactttaatgattttttttaaaaaagaaagaaatacacattaaaaatttttaattaaaaaaaaaatccagggcagctaggtggcacagtggatcaagcaccggccctcaattcaggaggacctgaattcaaatctggcctcagacacttgtacttactagctgtgtgaccctgggcaagtcacttaacccttattgccctgcaaaaaaaaaatttttttttaaatctagtacTTATCTTCTCAGGGAGGGgccaggagaaagaaggaaggaaggataaaaattggaaccccaaactataactaaaaatgtttattacttaaaaaaaattttttttaatctaggccCCAAACCCCAAAAGGTCTTATACAATGTAAGCGACCAAAatttggttgttattgtttttcatccattggtcctctttgagaataaaggaacgacaacaacaatgtatttttttttactgcacttaaaaacattattctgagagtaAGTCCACATGCTTTACTAGACTGTCCTAGGGGTCCAAGCCACCAAAAAGGTGCAGCCCTCCTTCATCAGCAGCCCTATGCATTTTGAAGGGGCTGACTTCTAGCTCTTTTCAGatcatttttaaagtacttcacTACCattactttcagaaaaaaaaaaaagatgaaaacaaaaagggTTCGTGGTCCTTTAGGAACGATGGGCTCTTTGTATGAAATTTCAATCAATGTATATCGATACTAGGAAATATGGGTCCAATGAATGAATTACACAGAGAAGACTAAGAAAAGTTCGCCGGGAATCAGATCTGGGGCTGTCAttttattggtagagggaatcaATCACCAGGTAAAGATactcctaccaatgcaggtcagcacttttTCTGTTGCCTCATTTTCAGAGATGTCTAGGTCAAAGGCATCCAAGCCTTGGTGAAGAACACTCCCCAGGGGGCCGAGCCAGattaaatttaattgggaaatattgaacaaaataaattttaaagcaaaaaaaaatcctattacattttaaattagtGACTATGAAGCCGACAGGAATGTACAGTGTAGTGGCACTCACTGTATCTGAGTTTGACTCTGCTGGACCAGATCACTGAGAATCTGAACCTCGATCTTGCTggttggctctctatccactctgttaTTCTCCCTCTAATAATGGGTTGAAATAACCTTAACTAAACTGAATTTCTCcattattccatttctttctgctGGACCTAAATTTATATTATCCATGTCACCAAAAAGTGTTTGTTGGTCCAGATCTGAAGACAAATTTGTTTTATAAACAGAGTGATCTGTGATTACTAACTTGAAACAAGaacattagaggtcatctcattTGAGTTCTcctttttccaaatgaggaaaatgaggcctggaTAATAGAAAGAatctgcccaaggtcatctaGGGAGGAAGTTATTTGTCAAAATGGGTTTTAAACCAATActaggaaaagggagaagacCAGAACCAAGGCCTAAGTTATAAGGGTGGCTCATCTTCCCAGTGGGACTGGAGCGCAGAAAGGCTGAGACAAAGCTCTGGCCTTGAgagtcagaggctctgggtttgaatcctggcttggTTACTGGCTTTTAAACTTCAGGTCAATCTCTCaactccctggacctcagttttctcctctgtaaaacgaaGGGGCAGAACTCTATGACCTCTAAGTTCTAAAATCTTAAGccaatcaataaatgcttaagagCCTaatctatgccaggcactgtgctaaatgccaaggttacaaaaataggcaaaagataatccctgccctcaaggaatttataatctaataaagATCAGGAACAATTACTATTTTCCATGGAAAAGTTATTCAGCAAGTGTAGCCACTTGTGTTTTCTAATCTTTCCTTCAAACATAGCAGTTCTGGATATAATGTCTTCAAACAAGGCATTATGCATTAATTAaaaaggggtttttttaattaaaaaattggagcagctaggtggcatgctggatagagcactgttgggaggacctgacatcagacacttactagctgtgtggccccgggcaagtcacttaaccctgatcacctccaaaaaaaaaattatgaattaaaaagatttttaaaaagaaaagactcttcagtttcttcacctgcaaaatgggactAACAATAGTTGTATCACTTACTTGACAAGATTGTTGCAAAGATCacataagataatgtatgtaaaacatcTTGCAAACCTCAAATTGCtgtgttattatcattaatatgattgttgttattgttattctggATGGGTGACTTCCTTGGTGGAGGGAACTGCCTCTTACCAATTTAGATCACTAAGAGTACTGCCTAGCCCTTGAGAACATCAAATGATCAGTATTTGTCAGAGAAAAAACTGGAGCCTCAACTGTGTATCCTGCCCAGTAAATAACCACACCAAATAATTATCATTATGCATTGAACCGAATGTTCTTGGTTGGAAAGAATCAAATGGAAACTGTATTCATTTAAGTTATAAACTAACAAATTCTGTTTGTCATCTTAGTAACACCGCTCTGAAGTTCTGATCCTGGGCTTTTGTCAACAGCATTTAAAACAGTAATTTAAAACTTTCAGGAAACACTTCCATCTCATATACAATCGCTTAAGGCATCTGGCTTGGCCATTACACAGAATATTTCAGACCAGTAACTCCTTTCTGCTGACCCCAAAGAACCTGCCCACCTCATCTCTGCTCCTGTACAGATTagtatttctgttttatttaaatttttgtttaattaagtgaggcaattagggttaagtgacttgtccagggtcacacagctagtatgtatcaagtgtctgaggcaggatttgaactcaggtactcctgactccagggcggtgctctattcactgcgacaacaagctgcccctttatttgtttgtttgtttgtttgtttatttatttatttaattaagtgaggcaattagggttaagtgacttgtccagggtcacacagctagtaagtagtatgTCTGTTTTAAGAAAAGCTGGATGagctaattgggggggggggggttcacttcaccctgtttgcctgtttccaagaaaaccccaaatgaaaggactgaacaactaCAGAGGGGTTctgagatttatttatttttttgttaaaaggTTTGAGAAAGGCTGATTTAGATTCTCTACTTGCCCTGCCTAATAAAGTCAGATGCTCTAACATAGGACAGATGGAGGTTAAGTTCTATAAAATCATCTAGATATTTCATAATCCCTTCCCCCCCTTAATTTGGGGTGCCAAGAATAACTGAAGCTTCCATTCCCCAATGCAGATGACCTGGGATTCTTCAGGTCAGTGGCTTATCCTATCAGAGAAAAGACAACTCAAGAACTTACCAATGCTGTCTCAGACTGGGAAAGAAGGAGGGCCTGGCTTTCTCAGGGCTTGGTCCAGACCTAGTTCCATCCTCGCCTCCGTTGTCAATGTCAGTATCACAATGCCCTCCTCCATCCGACTATGCTGGGAATAGAACACAAAGAAATGGCACATCTGGGGCCCCTCTCTTCTTCATTTAATAGTCTGACTCGCTATGGTCAGTGTAATTTTATCTaattctcctccctgccccccccccaaaaaaaaaacctaaacaaacaAATCCAACCATATTCTTCACCTTCAAGGACCAAGTTTTCACCTGGACTCCTCATATTTGGCTGTAGAGGCAGTTATCGGGAACCCCGTATTCCAAAAGCAATCCTGGCCCGAGGCTCGTTACTTCAGAGACCCTGCGCAAGTTACTTAGCATTCCagacatgcctcagtttcttcctctgtaaaggaCCGGCAGCACCcagtgcccctccccttcctcccttagTAAATCTGTGATTTTGGGCAGTGAATGTGTGGGACGCCACCTTTTCTGCAGACTCAGAGGTCTCGGAGAGGGAAGGGAACAGTTCAGCCCTGGATGGGGACCCGGCTCTGTCCACACGAGGAAGGCCTCTGGTTGTGGAAGCAACAGTGTCACCAGATGTGGGACTCCCCAGCTAGCATGCCGTCCCCCAAAGAAAGCTCGGTCCGAAAACGCCCACTaagtggttgggggtgggggggagggagaggagcgGGTATAGGACTGTCAGAGTTCAAACACTCCATCTTCTCCCAAAAGTGCCCCTGTGGGTAGGGCCACTAGACTGCCTTTAAGGCTCCTCCCTTGTCTAAGTCTAACTTTCCGCCCGCGGAGTGATTCCGAAAACCCCACTAGGCGCCCTCAAGAGCCGGGGTAGGGGTGGGGTCCTCGGCggagccccctccccccagtgccTCACCCGTCTGGGGGGAGGGGCGTGGTGTCTTCCCgtccccttctccacccccccactCAAGTCGCGGCCCCGCCCTACCTGTCCCGCTGATCCTTAGGGCCCCGGGGTGGGGGTGTCTCTGGACCCCCTCTCCTTCCACGGGAGGTGAAGCCCCTGCCTGGAAACCAGGCTCACTCGGGATCCGGAGGCACCGCGACCCGCCTGCCTCGGCCCGGCCGGAGCTCCCGGCGTCGGTCCCGGCGGGCAGCACCGTGAGCTCGGCGGGACGCCCATATCCTCCCTGACTCCTCCCTCGCCCGGGGCCCCTTCCTAGGGCGTACTGGAGTCCTTCCCGCCCCGAGTGGGGTCTGGGGTCTGGGGTCTCCTAGCCCGGAGCCGGAGCAGGTCACTTACCCGCGGGACCCTCGGCTCCCTCGCCTCCGCCGAGGGAGGCAGTGAGGCCCCCTCCGGGGCGGGGCACGTGTGGGGCGGAAGGCGGGGCCCGCGGAGGAGGGCGATGCCCTCCGTGCACCGCCCTGAGAGTCCCTGCCGGCCCTAACCCGAGTGGGAGCTCATGGAGAGCAAGCGCCCACTAGCGACGCGTGGGTCCCGCTCTCCCCAGGGCTCCCCTGGTTCGGCCCCCTAGGGGAGCGAGTCGACGGAGACCTGGGGGCAACGGAGCCTAGGCCTGGACTGGGCGCTTCCCGCCTCAGTTTCCCTGCGGGTTGGCCCTGACTGACAGTGCCCCTCCTGGGGGTGTGGGTGGGTCTCCCGCCTCCGAACCTTTGCCTGGTCGCTACCTGCTCACGCCTCCCCTGGCCCTGGTCCGTATCGCCTTGTCAAGTTTAGCCTCGACACAGCCTCAGGTACAGCGAGCTCACCACCATGCCACGAGAGCCCTTGAGCACGAGTGCCCCACCGGCACTTGGCACTGGATGGAGCAATGGGTCTGGACTccagatgctcactagctgtgcgaccctgggaatGCACTTCACCtcggcctgcctcagttttctgatctgtaaaaggaggatgaCAAAAGCACCAACCTCCCCACCCCGCTGTTTGGGAGGAGAAAACCACTCGAAGGTGTTCGAGGCCCTTTACCGTAAAGGGCTTCGCACACCTTCAAGCAGTGTGTAAATGGCAGCTCCCTGGACCAGCCCAAATCAAACATGTGACCTCATAGTGAAGCAAAATAAAGTGCCAGGTGAATCTGAGCATCCAAATGAGCAGCAGCCCCTCTCGGCTTCTCCAAGCGGCCCCTTTTTCTTCCCACTCCCGTCCTATCCTCCCCAAGCTCCCAAGTCCAGGAAGGAAGTAATTCAGGATGTAAAGAAACCCAGTTCTGTGAACCTCATAGATTGTTTTCCTGAGAATTGACAGACAGGCCTTTCGGTTTCTGAACCTTTGTTCGTCCTGATTTCCACCCGTTTTGCCAAGTCGCTACTGAAAACGGTCTCTGGCCTGCTGTCCTTTACAGAGGGGTCCCTGGGGTAGCATCCGAGCGGCCAACAGACCGAACCTCCATTGAAGGAGAGAGAGCTCAGCTCGGACATGCCCTCATTTTCACCTGACTGCACCATCTTGGGACTTCACTGACTTCCCCATCAAGCATCAAGCCCGGGAAGCTCATTATTGGATCACCTTATTATTCTGTAAGATCTAATTAACCTGGGTATTCCTCTTCACCACGGCCCTCTGCCTCTTCCAGAACTAAGGacaaaccaccaccacaaaacCCGAACAGCCCTCGGCCTTAGATTGGAGGGTGGGGCCGTGAACTCTGAAACACTGAAAAAGAGACTTCAGCTTGTCCATCTCCCCTGCTGTACTACCTTGACATTTCTCTGGCTAACTTCTCCAGCATGTCCTGGGTTTGGGGAACTTCTTCTCCTGTCActcctttctggcttccttttatattttgtccccccccccccattacattgtAAGTTGTTTTGCGTATTTCTA
This window contains:
- the B3GALNT1 gene encoding UDP-GalNAc:beta-1,3-N-acetylgalactosaminyltransferase 1 — encoded protein: MSVRCLRWGLWLLCFLMVTMLWYLSLPSYTVIENFNWMYFYEYDSTNHSEFAFTLRERVTCSEKDPFLVILVTSSPADVKARQAIRVTWGANKSWWGQEVRTYFLLGHQVEPEDNMLTLSVQDESILYGDIIRQDFIDTYYNLTLKTIMAFRWATEFCPTAKYVMKADSDVFINTGNLVKYLLTSNQSENFFMGYPFMENFSNREFFQKTYISYEEYPFRMFPPYCSGLGYVLSGDLVVRVYEMMAHVKPIRFEDVYVGITLSILKVDIHLPKSDDLFFLYRIRFNTCKFKRLIAAHGYSPKELIQYWQLMQKESSC